In Paracoccus jeotgali, the following are encoded in one genomic region:
- a CDS encoding YaiI/YqxD family protein, producing the protein MTTLYIDADACPVKAEAERVVTRLGVPMILVCNGGLRLPQNPLLSLVIVPEGPDAADQWIADRCGTGDVVVTTDLPLADRCIKAGAVVVKPDGEVLDATNIGPRLATRDLMQDIRSANPFHQGGGAGFSRADRARFLQSLDRVLVAAKRTAG; encoded by the coding sequence ATGACGACGCTTTACATCGACGCCGATGCCTGCCCGGTCAAGGCCGAGGCCGAACGCGTGGTGACCCGGCTAGGGGTGCCGATGATCCTGGTCTGCAATGGCGGGTTGCGCCTGCCGCAGAACCCGCTGCTGTCGCTGGTCATCGTACCCGAAGGCCCGGACGCCGCGGATCAGTGGATCGCGGATCGCTGCGGGACGGGCGATGTGGTGGTGACGACCGACCTGCCGCTCGCCGATCGCTGCATCAAGGCCGGGGCGGTGGTGGTCAAGCCCGATGGCGAGGTGTTGGACGCGACCAATATCGGCCCCCGGCTCGCGACGCGCGATCTGATGCAGGACATCCGTTCCGCCAACCCGTTCCATCAGGGCGGCGGCGCGGGCTTCTCGCGCGCCGACCGCGCCCGGTTTCTGCAATCGCTGGACCGGGTGCTGGTGGCGGCGAAAAGGACCGCCGGCTGA
- a CDS encoding peptidylprolyl isomerase — protein sequence MAEIKDPENTIIIELKDGPVTIELLPDVAPKHAERMKELARAGAYDNVAFHRVIEGFMAQTGDVEHGNMEKDYNPRRAGTGGSDKPDLPAEFSKLPHDRGTLGAARSQNPDSANSQFFINFGDNHFLNGQYTVYGRVIDGMEHVDKIARGEPPANPDRMISVKVAADA from the coding sequence ATGGCCGAGATCAAGGACCCCGAAAACACCATCATCATCGAGCTGAAGGACGGCCCCGTCACCATCGAGCTGCTGCCCGATGTGGCCCCCAAACATGCCGAGCGGATGAAGGAACTGGCCCGCGCCGGCGCCTATGACAACGTCGCCTTCCACCGCGTCATCGAAGGTTTCATGGCCCAGACCGGCGATGTCGAACATGGCAACATGGAAAAGGACTATAACCCCCGCCGCGCCGGGACCGGCGGCTCGGACAAGCCGGACCTGCCGGCCGAGTTTTCCAAGCTGCCCCATGATCGCGGGACGCTGGGTGCGGCGCGCAGCCAGAACCCGGACAGCGCGAACAGCCAGTTCTTCATCAATTTCGGCGACAACCATTTCCTGAACGGGCAATACACCGTCTATGGCCGCGTCATCGACGGGATGGAGCATGTCGACAAGATCGCCCGCGGCGAGCCGCCGGCCAATCCCGACCGCATGATCTCGGTCAAGGTGGCTGCCGATGCGTAA
- a CDS encoding phosphoglycerate kinase: MKFNRIEDLDIDGKRVLTRVDLNVPTENGAVTDTTRIDKIVPTIRAIQEAGGKPILLAHFDRPKGQRVEAMSLRQIVPALEAALGQKVIFAEEAIGGPAKRAVAGMEAGDIVLLENTRFYEGEEKNDPTFAASLAALAEVYVNDAFSASHRAHASTEGLARLLPSAAGKLMEAELKALNAALGEPQRPVVAVVGGAKVSTKIELLSNLIDKVDHLVIGGAMANTFLLAQGIGIGKSLAEPAMTETASQILADSTEAGCTIHLPVDIVVAKEFKAGAEAQTVPVDSCPEDAMILDAGPATVQAITDVFATCRTLIWNGPLGAFEIAPFDAATNAAAQEAARLTADGNLVSVAGGGDTVAALNKAGVADQFTFISTAGGAFLEWMEGKDLPGVAALTDARR, translated from the coding sequence ATGAAATTCAACCGCATCGAGGATCTGGACATCGACGGCAAGCGCGTCCTGACCCGCGTCGATCTGAACGTCCCGACCGAAAATGGCGCCGTCACCGATACGACGCGGATCGACAAGATCGTGCCGACCATCCGCGCCATTCAGGAAGCGGGCGGCAAGCCGATCCTGCTGGCGCATTTCGACCGCCCCAAAGGCCAGCGGGTCGAGGCGATGTCGCTGCGCCAGATCGTGCCCGCGCTCGAGGCGGCACTGGGTCAGAAGGTCATCTTCGCCGAAGAGGCGATCGGCGGCCCGGCAAAACGCGCCGTCGCGGGGATGGAGGCAGGCGATATCGTCCTGCTTGAAAACACGCGGTTTTATGAGGGCGAGGAGAAGAACGATCCGACCTTTGCCGCCTCGCTCGCGGCGCTGGCCGAGGTCTATGTGAACGACGCGTTTTCGGCCTCGCACCGGGCCCATGCCTCGACCGAGGGGCTGGCGCGGCTGCTCCCCTCGGCCGCCGGCAAGCTGATGGAGGCCGAGCTGAAGGCGCTGAACGCGGCCCTGGGCGAGCCGCAGCGGCCCGTCGTGGCGGTGGTCGGCGGCGCCAAGGTCTCGACCAAGATCGAGCTGCTGTCGAACCTGATCGACAAGGTCGACCATCTGGTGATCGGCGGCGCCATGGCCAACACCTTCCTGCTGGCGCAGGGCATCGGCATCGGCAAGTCGCTGGCCGAACCGGCGATGACCGAAACCGCCAGCCAGATCCTGGCCGATTCGACCGAGGCCGGCTGCACCATCCACCTGCCGGTCGATATCGTCGTCGCCAAAGAGTTCAAGGCTGGCGCCGAGGCGCAGACCGTGCCGGTCGATTCCTGTCCCGAGGACGCGATGATCCTGGATGCCGGCCCCGCCACGGTGCAGGCGATCACCGATGTCTTTGCCACCTGCCGGACGCTGATCTGGAACGGCCCGCTCGGCGCCTTCGAGATCGCGCCCTTCGACGCGGCCACCAACGCCGCCGCGCAGGAAGCCGCGCGGCTGACGGCGGACGGGAACCTCGTGTCCGTCGCCGGTGGCGGCGATACGGTCGCGGCGCTGAACAAGGCGGGGGTGGCCGATCAATTCACCTTCATCTCGACCGCCGGCGGCGCGTTTCTGGAATGGATGGAGGGCAAGGACCTGCCCGGCGTGGCCGCGCTGACGGACGCGCGGCGCTAA
- a CDS encoding GNAT family N-acetyltransferase, producing the protein MTPDTSFFDVRLAKTQADLLGAQRLRYRVFVEELGGDGVMVDHQARLERDEFDAIVDHLVLIDRRRDEATLDHVVGVYRLLPGDRAADFGRFYCDSEYDLTRLKATGRSLLELGRSCVLPDYRGGAGVFVMWNALSEYVLSRGVEILFGVASFHGTDPAPLAQPLSWLHHHHLAPPELRPVALEAGYQRMDLLPPEDLDRRAAMLAMPAIIKAYLRLGGQVGEGAFLDRPFNTTDVLMLMDTVAMSERHRKFYTARWQTKS; encoded by the coding sequence ATGACCCCAGACACAAGCTTTTTCGACGTGCGGCTGGCCAAGACCCAGGCCGATCTGCTGGGCGCGCAGCGCCTGCGCTATCGCGTCTTTGTCGAAGAGCTGGGCGGCGACGGCGTCATGGTCGACCATCAGGCGCGGCTGGAACGTGACGAGTTCGACGCCATCGTCGATCATCTGGTGCTGATCGACCGCCGCCGGGACGAGGCGACGCTGGACCATGTCGTCGGCGTCTATCGCCTGCTGCCCGGCGACCGCGCGGCCGATTTCGGGCGCTTCTATTGCGACAGCGAATATGACCTGACGCGGCTGAAGGCCACCGGCCGGTCGCTGCTGGAACTGGGGCGGTCCTGCGTGCTGCCCGATTATCGCGGCGGCGCGGGCGTTTTCGTGATGTGGAACGCGCTGTCGGAATATGTGCTGTCGCGCGGGGTCGAGATCCTATTCGGCGTCGCCTCGTTCCACGGCACCGACCCCGCGCCGCTGGCGCAACCGCTGTCCTGGCTGCACCACCACCACCTCGCCCCGCCGGAACTGCGCCCGGTGGCGCTGGAAGCGGGCTATCAGCGGATGGACCTGCTGCCGCCGGAGGATCTGGACCGGCGCGCGGCAATGCTGGCCATGCCGGCGATCATCAAGGCCTATCTGCGTCTTGGCGGGCAGGTCGGCGAGGGCGCGTTTCTGGACCGCCCCTTCAACACCACCGATGTGCTGATGCTGATGGATACCGTCGCCATGTCGGAGCGGCACCGCAAGTTCTACACCGCGCGATGGCAGACCAAGAGCTGA
- a CDS encoding histidine phosphotransferase family protein — MTQHTAAEFMPDTHAPPTELAARIGALVGSRLCHDLISPLGAIGNGVELLQMAGQWPGLQASPEMALIGDALTAARGRITLFRVAFGASSGAQRMSQAELLALLDDMQRAGRLRIVLDAPGDHGRGEVKLLILALMCLETTMPWGARVQIRQQGADWTLTAQAERARPDTALWGWLDAPQAGLPTPPAAEVHFPLLGLTAAEMSRRVRWQLSETGAEIGF, encoded by the coding sequence ATGACCCAACACACCGCCGCCGAGTTCATGCCCGACACCCATGCGCCCCCGACCGAGCTTGCGGCACGGATCGGCGCGCTCGTCGGCTCGCGGCTGTGTCACGACCTGATCTCGCCCTTGGGCGCGATCGGGAACGGGGTCGAGCTGCTGCAGATGGCCGGGCAATGGCCGGGGCTGCAGGCCAGCCCCGAAATGGCGCTGATCGGCGACGCGCTGACAGCGGCGCGGGGGCGGATCACGCTGTTTCGCGTGGCCTTCGGGGCGAGTTCCGGCGCGCAGCGGATGAGCCAGGCCGAACTGCTGGCGCTGCTGGACGACATGCAGCGGGCAGGGCGGCTGCGGATCGTGCTGGACGCGCCCGGCGATCACGGAAGGGGCGAGGTCAAGCTGCTGATCCTGGCGCTGATGTGTCTGGAAACGACGATGCCATGGGGCGCAAGGGTGCAGATCCGCCAGCAGGGCGCCGACTGGACCCTGACCGCGCAGGCCGAGCGGGCGCGGCCCGACACGGCGCTGTGGGGCTGGCTGGACGCGCCGCAGGCCGGGCTGCCGACGCCGCCTGCGGCCGAGGTGCATTTCCCGCTGCTGGGGCTGACGGCGGCCGAGATGTCGCGCCGGGTCAGGTGGCAGTTGAGCGAGACCGGGGCCGAGATCGGGTTCTGA
- a CDS encoding glutamate-5-semialdehyde dehydrogenase — MDEQTTGEDAARTLIEDMAHAARAAAAELACATAESKRDALLAAAEAMHADQEKILTANAADLARAEDRQMSPAMIDRLRLTPERLRGIADSLRAIAQQPDPVGRVLAEWDRPNGLHIQRVATPLGVLGVIYESRPNVTADAGALALKSGNAVILRGGSDSIQSSGAIHACMVQGLRQAQLPEAAIQLVTSRDRAVVAAMLRAQGLIDVIIPRGGKGLVGLVQSEARVPVFAHLEGVCHVYADADADPQKALRVVLNAKTRRTGICGAAECLLIDRAFYDRHGDLLLRALLNAGVEVRAEGALAQIPGTVPAQPDDFGREFLDSIIATKLVDGVDEAIAHIRRFGSGHTESILTENDDTAARFFQRLDSAILMRNASTQFADGGEFGMGAEIGIATGKMHARGPVGAEQLTSFKYIVTGDGAIRD; from the coding sequence ATGGACGAACAGACCACCGGCGAGGATGCCGCACGGACGCTGATCGAGGACATGGCCCATGCCGCCCGCGCGGCCGCGGCCGAACTGGCCTGCGCCACCGCCGAAAGCAAACGCGACGCCCTGCTGGCCGCAGCCGAGGCCATGCACGCCGATCAGGAAAAAATCCTGACCGCGAACGCCGCCGATCTGGCCCGCGCCGAGGATCGTCAGATGTCGCCCGCGATGATCGACCGGCTGCGCCTGACGCCCGAGCGTCTGCGCGGTATCGCGGACAGCCTGCGCGCCATCGCCCAGCAGCCCGACCCCGTGGGCCGCGTGCTGGCCGAGTGGGACCGGCCCAACGGGCTGCATATCCAGCGCGTGGCGACGCCGCTTGGCGTGCTGGGCGTGATCTATGAAAGCCGCCCAAACGTCACCGCCGATGCCGGTGCGCTGGCGCTGAAATCGGGCAATGCGGTGATCCTGCGCGGCGGGTCCGATTCGATCCAGTCCTCTGGCGCGATCCATGCCTGCATGGTGCAAGGTCTGCGTCAGGCCCAGTTGCCAGAGGCCGCGATCCAGCTTGTCACCAGCCGCGACCGTGCCGTGGTCGCGGCGATGCTGCGCGCGCAAGGGCTGATCGACGTCATCATCCCGCGCGGCGGCAAGGGGCTCGTCGGTCTCGTGCAGTCCGAGGCTCGCGTGCCGGTCTTTGCCCATCTGGAAGGCGTCTGCCATGTCTATGCCGACGCCGACGCCGATCCGCAAAAGGCGCTGCGGGTGGTGCTGAACGCCAAGACCCGCCGGACCGGGATCTGCGGCGCGGCGGAATGTCTGCTGATCGACCGCGCCTTCTACGACCGCCACGGCGATCTTCTGCTGCGTGCGCTGCTAAATGCCGGTGTCGAGGTCCGGGCCGAGGGCGCGCTGGCCCAGATCCCCGGCACCGTCCCGGCCCAGCCCGACGATTTCGGACGCGAGTTTCTGGACAGCATCATTGCCACGAAACTGGTCGACGGTGTCGATGAGGCCATCGCCCATATCAGGCGCTTTGGGTCCGGCCACACCGAATCGATTCTGACCGAAAATGACGACACCGCCGCACGGTTCTTTCAGCGGCTCGACAGCGCGATCCTGATGCGCAACGCCTCGACCCAGTTCGCCGATGGCGGCGAGTTCGGCATGGGTGCGGAAATCGGCATCGCCACTGGCAAGATGCACGCCCGCGGCCCGGTCGGGGCGGAACAGCTGACCAGCTTCAAATACATCGTCACCGGCGACGGCGCGATCCGGGACTGA
- a CDS encoding peptidylprolyl isomerase, with protein sequence MRKLLLIPAALLAATAAHAEGLPGVTDGPGPNLVIEVADASGAPKGTITLDLYADKAPNHVERLVMLAKQGAYDGVVFHRVIDGFMAQTGDVQYGKQGGDTAMAGMGGSDMPDLKAEFSDVSFQQGTVGMARSQSPDSANSQFFIDLAPATFLDGQYTVVGQLVDGWDVLNAIKKGDAAANGAVTQPDYMAKVSVVE encoded by the coding sequence ATGCGTAAGCTGCTGCTGATCCCCGCCGCGCTTCTGGCCGCGACCGCCGCCCATGCCGAGGGTCTGCCCGGCGTCACCGACGGCCCCGGCCCCAATCTGGTGATCGAGGTCGCCGACGCCTCGGGCGCGCCCAAGGGCACGATCACGCTGGATCTCTATGCCGACAAGGCGCCGAACCATGTCGAGCGTCTGGTGATGCTGGCCAAGCAGGGCGCCTATGACGGGGTGGTGTTCCACCGCGTGATCGACGGCTTCATGGCCCAGACCGGCGACGTCCAGTACGGCAAGCAGGGCGGCGACACCGCCATGGCCGGCATGGGCGGGTCCGACATGCCCGACCTGAAGGCCGAGTTCAGCGACGTCTCGTTCCAGCAGGGCACCGTCGGCATGGCGCGTTCGCAAAGCCCGGACAGCGCCAACAGCCAGTTCTTCATCGACCTCGCGCCCGCGACCTTTCTGGACGGACAATACACCGTCGTCGGACAGCTTGTGGATGGCTGGGACGTGCTGAACGCGATCAAAAAGGGCGACGCCGCCGCCAATGGCGCAGTCACCCAACCCGACTACATGGCCAAGGTCAGCGTGGTCGAGTGA